A stretch of Blautia liquoris DNA encodes these proteins:
- a CDS encoding iron-containing alcohol dehydrogenase, which translates to MMRFTLPRDMYYGKGALEELKNIKGDKAVLVLGGGSMKRFGFVDKALGYLKEAGIETKLFENVEADPSVETVMKGAKFMREFQPDWIISMGGGSPIDAAKAMWVFYEYPDTTFDEIIQPFSFPTLRKKAKFIAIPSTSGTATEVTAFSVITDYSTGVKYPLADFNITPDIAIVDPELAETMPAKLTAHTGMDALTHAIEAYVSDMHSPFTDPLAIKAIQMIFKYLPDSYQGDKDAREQMHYAQCLAGQAFSNALLGITHSMAHKTGAAFSTGHIPHGCANAIYLPYVIRFNAKNAKARYADIARSAGIEGDDNQCVDILCDKIRDYNAKFDIPKTLQEYGIQEEEFKNKVGHIAELAVEDACTGSNPRPVTPAEMEKLLTCTYYGKTVDF; encoded by the coding sequence ATGATGAGATTTACTTTACCACGAGATATGTATTATGGAAAGGGTGCCCTTGAAGAACTGAAGAACATCAAGGGTGATAAAGCGGTCTTGGTTCTGGGTGGCGGTTCTATGAAAAGATTCGGTTTCGTAGATAAGGCTCTTGGATATCTGAAAGAAGCTGGAATTGAAACAAAGCTGTTTGAGAATGTGGAAGCAGATCCTTCCGTGGAAACCGTGATGAAAGGTGCCAAATTCATGAGGGAGTTCCAGCCTGACTGGATCATTTCCATGGGTGGAGGATCACCCATTGACGCAGCAAAAGCGATGTGGGTATTCTATGAATATCCGGATACAACATTTGATGAAATCATACAGCCTTTTTCATTCCCCACACTGAGAAAGAAAGCAAAGTTTATAGCGATCCCGTCTACATCGGGGACAGCGACAGAAGTCACTGCATTTTCAGTGATTACAGACTATTCCACAGGTGTGAAATATCCATTGGCGGATTTCAATATTACTCCGGATATTGCAATTGTAGATCCCGAACTGGCAGAAACCATGCCGGCGAAATTGACAGCGCATACGGGGATGGATGCTCTTACACACGCGATTGAAGCCTATGTGTCAGATATGCATAGCCCATTCACGGATCCTCTGGCAATCAAGGCAATTCAGATGATCTTCAAGTACCTGCCGGATTCCTATCAAGGCGATAAAGATGCCAGAGAGCAGATGCACTATGCACAATGTCTGGCCGGTCAGGCATTCTCTAATGCCCTTTTGGGTATTACCCATTCGATGGCGCACAAAACGGGAGCGGCTTTTTCAACAGGTCATATCCCACATGGTTGTGCGAATGCGATTTACCTGCCCTATGTTATTCGGTTTAATGCAAAAAATGCAAAAGCCCGCTATGCTGATATCGCAAGAAGTGCAGGTATCGAAGGGGATGACAATCAATGTGTAGATATCTTGTGCGATAAGATCCGCGATTACAATGCTAAATTTGATATTCCAAAAACGCTGCAGGAATATGGAATTCAGGAAGAAGAATTTAAGAATAAAGTAGGCCATATTGCAGAATTAGCCGTTGAGGATGCGTGTACAGGCTCAAACCCCAGACCTGTTACCCCGGCTGAAATGGAAAAACTACTTACATGTACTTATTACGGGAAGACAGTGGATTTTTAA
- a CDS encoding TRAP transporter large permease subunit → MELALGSWALIKTTPSLLALIPLLAYLVMVFMNKSNLAGLIVGVIVAAILTGQGIGSLASIFNSALGSFLGTIGLIIMFGSGLGYLMNKSRVSHTMVYWIVKKIGVNSEKKGMLAIIVSSIVICGLLGTLAGGNAVIAPVIIPLVAAVGLTPTAVASLLRVSGEVGLMVGPLTGVTIATMEVTGLSYGKLMLWAVIPFSLVWLGSTWFAVLRIQKKYRGKEVYELTDDMVDLNSVEITKEEKRTTILFLLSFILLVAYGIIAKQGTEYAIIVMLILSLIIAISSRMKIDEAIDEFVDGASQMTNMFLVFIFFEAMFSMINLGGGFEALGDLLTKFVSGGGKALVVIMASLVGGFGIEAAAVAEINIVHKMFIGLVNSVHLPMTIWATALVAATRITGSLYPTANMAGQLGIARCDNMKEVLKASWIGAAALWIWVFVWAFVGPMIAG, encoded by the coding sequence ATGGAACTAGCATTAGGAAGCTGGGCGTTGATCAAGACGACTCCATCACTGCTTGCACTGATACCACTTCTTGCCTATCTTGTCATGGTTTTCATGAACAAATCAAATCTGGCAGGTCTGATCGTCGGTGTGATTGTGGCAGCTATCTTAACGGGACAGGGAATTGGATCTCTCGCTTCGATCTTTAATTCCGCACTGGGATCGTTTCTTGGAACGATTGGTTTGATTATCATGTTTGGAAGCGGCCTGGGATATCTGATGAATAAATCCAGGGTAAGTCACACAATGGTATACTGGATTGTTAAGAAAATCGGCGTTAATTCCGAGAAAAAAGGAATGCTTGCGATTATCGTCTCTTCGATTGTTATCTGTGGTCTTCTTGGAACTCTGGCGGGCGGTAATGCCGTCATCGCTCCTGTTATCATACCGCTGGTTGCAGCAGTCGGGCTGACTCCCACGGCCGTTGCATCTCTTCTTCGTGTATCCGGTGAAGTCGGACTGATGGTTGGTCCTCTTACCGGTGTCACGATCGCTACGATGGAAGTTACCGGCCTTTCTTACGGCAAACTGATGCTGTGGGCTGTGATTCCATTTTCACTCGTATGGCTGGGTTCTACCTGGTTTGCCGTGCTTCGTATTCAGAAAAAATACAGAGGAAAAGAAGTTTATGAATTGACCGACGATATGGTCGATCTGAACAGCGTGGAAATCACAAAAGAAGAAAAAAGGACAACCATTCTCTTCCTACTATCCTTTATTCTTCTGGTTGCTTACGGAATTATTGCAAAACAAGGTACGGAATATGCTATTATCGTAATGCTAATTCTATCTCTTATCATTGCCATCAGCAGCAGAATGAAGATTGATGAGGCCATCGACGAGTTCGTAGACGGTGCCTCACAGATGACAAATATGTTCCTCGTCTTTATTTTCTTCGAGGCAATGTTCAGCATGATCAATCTCGGCGGAGGTTTCGAAGCTCTGGGGGATCTGCTCACAAAGTTTGTATCCGGAGGCGGAAAAGCACTAGTTGTGATCATGGCATCTCTGGTCGGCGGGTTCGGTATCGAAGCTGCAGCTGTTGCCGAAATCAACATTGTTCACAAGATGTTTATCGGACTGGTAAACAGTGTACATCTGCCGATGACAATCTGGGCTACTGCTCTGGTTGCGGCAACAAGAATCACCGGTTCCCTATATCCAACTGCCAACATGGCGGGACAATTGGGAATTGCACGATGTGATAATATGAAAGAAGTGCTAAAGGCCAGCTGGATTGGTGCTGCAGCACTTTGGATCTGGGTATTTGTCTGGGCATTTGTAGGTCCTATGATAGCCGGATAG
- a CDS encoding glutamate synthase-related protein, translated as MAIYKCTICGTIYDESKEELSFSELKECPVCRQPTSRFIKISDEEGDENIEKAADIPLAEKEPPLRQLDLSYDPKFARTDSSSRYMDEIHEIAVTGESIDAAMGTKMPMPDWDEILILGAQLNPQPLDEHVDVNIETVIGKKARKPMTLAGPVYISHMSFGALSKEAKISLSSGAALAHTAMCSGEGGILPEEMQAAEKYIFEYVPNQYSVTDENLKASDAIEIKIGQGTKPGMGGHLPAAKVTAEIAAVRNKPMGREIISPSRFPGIDTKEDLKVLVDTLRSRSDGRPIGIKIAAGHIERDLEECVFANPDFITIDGRGGATGSSPWLLRDSTSVPTIYALYRARKYLDEIRSDIDLVITGGLRVSSDFVKALAMGADAVAVATSGLIAAGCQQYRICGSGKCPMGLATQDPALRQRVNIEASAQRVANYLNCTFEEIKMYGRITGHMDIHEFTVSDLCTISAEISEHTNILHA; from the coding sequence ATGGCTATATATAAGTGTACAATATGCGGAACCATCTATGATGAGTCAAAAGAGGAGCTTTCGTTTTCGGAGTTGAAGGAGTGTCCGGTATGCCGACAACCCACATCCAGGTTTATAAAGATATCGGATGAGGAAGGCGATGAGAATATAGAGAAGGCAGCGGATATTCCCTTGGCGGAGAAGGAGCCGCCTCTAAGGCAACTGGATTTATCCTATGATCCAAAGTTTGCCAGGACGGACAGCAGCAGTCGCTATATGGATGAAATTCATGAGATTGCCGTGACAGGTGAGAGCATTGACGCGGCGATGGGAACAAAGATGCCTATGCCTGATTGGGACGAGATTCTGATTTTAGGGGCACAGCTAAATCCTCAGCCACTGGATGAACACGTGGATGTAAATATCGAAACGGTAATCGGAAAAAAGGCGAGAAAACCAATGACCCTGGCAGGGCCAGTCTACATCTCTCATATGTCTTTTGGAGCCTTGTCAAAGGAGGCAAAGATCTCTCTTTCAAGCGGCGCCGCGTTGGCTCACACCGCGATGTGTTCAGGAGAAGGAGGAATTCTGCCGGAAGAAATGCAGGCTGCAGAAAAATACATATTTGAATATGTACCCAACCAGTATAGTGTCACAGATGAGAATCTTAAGGCCTCAGATGCGATCGAAATTAAAATTGGTCAGGGGACAAAGCCGGGTATGGGCGGGCATCTCCCCGCAGCTAAAGTCACGGCTGAAATTGCCGCTGTACGTAACAAACCGATGGGGAGAGAGATCATCAGTCCGTCAAGATTTCCCGGCATAGACACGAAAGAAGATTTAAAAGTACTGGTTGATACTTTGCGCTCGCGTTCTGACGGACGACCCATTGGAATCAAGATTGCAGCGGGGCACATAGAGAGAGATCTGGAGGAGTGTGTTTTTGCAAATCCGGATTTTATCACAATTGATGGGCGCGGTGGTGCCACAGGCTCCAGCCCTTGGCTGCTTCGTGATTCCACAAGTGTTCCTACAATTTACGCACTCTATCGTGCCAGAAAGTACCTGGATGAAATACGTTCAGATATTGATCTTGTGATCACAGGCGGGCTCAGAGTTTCTTCAGATTTCGTCAAGGCACTGGCAATGGGTGCCGATGCGGTTGCTGTGGCCACATCAGGGTTAATTGCTGCCGGGTGCCAGCAGTATCGTATCTGCGGAAGCGGAAAATGTCCGATGGGGCTTGCTACTCAAGATCCCGCTCTTCGGCAGAGAGTGAATATAGAGGCTTCAGCACAAAGAGTTGCGAACTACCTCAACTGCACATTTGAAGAAATAAAAATGTATGGAAGGATTACCGGTCATATGGATATACACGAATTTACAGTCTCCGATTTGTGTACGATCAGCGCAGAAATATCAGAACATACGAATATATTACATGCATAA